The genomic interval GGTCAGCTCCTGCCTTCCAAAGTCCCTGCAAGCCCGACATCTCCGGCCTCAATTGCAACCATAACAATAGTGTGCATCATGATAGGGGAGGAGAAAAAGACTTGTCGGTTACTAGAGGTTAAGGTTGCACATGTAAGGCAAAGGGGAGGAACGATGGTGGCTCATGGAGAAAGAGCGGTGATGGCGGTGCGTAGAGTGACAATTAGCAGTTGCAGGTGGTATGAGGAATTTGTCGTCGACAcaatcttttaattttttcctaaGTATTGATGATACGTGGGTCACCAGTTATATAAAGAAATAGCTTTTAAAATACTagcttgtcccaaaataagtgtcaaaacttttgaccgtccgtctttgaaaagtttatgaaaaaattaaaataaattagtcacacataaaatattattcatgttttatcatctaataacaataaaaatactaatcataaaaaattttaaataagacaaaaaaaagttaaacgttgaacgtgaaccGTAATAAAAAACTACActtaatttgggacggagggagcggtAAATAAAAATATGGAGATAAGGGCGGAGTATCGCTACTtgagataaagaaaaagaaacctctcgttgtctcctccgctccttgcctccttgcgccgccgccaagacgagtggcggctgaacaggggagggccgggcggcgatctccatcgcaggggaggggagggaggggaggggatcctggtgcgtcttctttctgattcatctctctctctctctctctctctctcccaccccacCGGGACTGGAATTTGCGGGATTGCGTTCGTAAACCctactagcttctcttctagatcttctcctcctccttaatTTGATAGCCTTAAACCTCtcttaaataaataattcaagtaataacagtttgtttgttcaccCAAAAGTTTGGGGATTCAACTgaacccccatgtcccaagttggatccgcccctgtgtCGAGgtcttggtggtggtgggtacCATTTCAGAATCAAACCTCATTTCCCATGCATAAAGTAGTATGTATAGTGTGTTTACTTAATTTTAGGAGAGAAATAGAATGCTCCATTCACACATACTAGCACTCATTTTGTCATCAGTAATGGAGATGTCATCACTACTACTCCCCATGCCATGCAAAATAAATATCCATATTACCGTTTCATTGCCCACATTATGATCTTTAATTCGGAAATAATAAGGCATTGCAGCGAGAAATCCATGGCATGGGGAGGTCTCTTCTTGAGCTTCAGCCGTCCCTCACAGGACCAACAGAAGTCATGCCTTTCAGCTGCTGGTGGTTTCAACTATGATGCGCCTCTCCATGGTGCCTCAAGACCAAAATCAGTAGCTAAATTGACTGCGGGAGATACTGAAGCAAGTGACAAAGCGCTTGTCGAGCGCGGCTTCTTTGTGAACCGTTCACGTGTTCTGGTTGGCTCTGGCACTACCACCTTCAACCATGCCAAATCCGCGCTTCTCTCCTGGAAGTAAAGCCCAAGAACTACAAATTTTGTTATGTTGTTCATCTGGTCTCCATAACCAAGCAAACTGGTGTATATCTAGGCATTTGGCACTAGGCTGGGCAAATGTGGAACCCGACACACCGGTGAAGGCTGGAACAAGGTTCTGCATTTGTTACAAGGAGCTGATCCCTTGGGTCATGTTGCCCCTCCAGATTGCCTATGTGACCGATGGCAATGGAGGCAACTCCTCAGGCCATGGAAAAGGCTGCGTTTTTGCTTATGGTAGCGGCACTCTACAAGGCCATCTGCTGGTACGCCTGCCTCCTAATCTCATCAAGTAACAATGAAACATTGTAGTACTCACTACTCAGTAATGTAAAATGTTCAGAATGCAGTGCAGAGTTGCAGGTGTTTTTTTACTGAATGAGTTGGATGATCATATTTTGATGGTTTGCAGGCAGGGGAGGAGAGGTTCTCGGTGCAGCTGGACGAAGACGATCAGGTGTGGTACGAGGTGATGTCCTTCTCGAAGCCAGCACACATCCTGTCCAGCCTCTGCTACCCGTACGTGCAGCTGAGGCAGAAGCATTTCGCGCATCAGTCAGGGCAGGCACTGCTCAGGCATGTTGCCAGCCGCTCCAGGGACACACGGTGATCGACTTCGTCTCTGCAGATTTGATCTTTTCTTCAGGAGTAGTCTTCGCATGTTGTGAGTGAGCCTGCTTGTATGTTCCTGTATCTATGTCCGAATCTGCTCCTGAGAGCATTATTAGtttgtagtttgaatttttggGCTCAGGGTAATTATTTAGCATTTGTGCTTTGTTGTTAAGTTTTAGATCAAATTGAGGTGTTATGGTGATGTAAATTCAGATTTCCATGGTTTGTTACTAAATCAAAAGGAAGAATGAAAGATAAGCACAAGAGGAACCCCACAGTTCCACGGAACAGGTAGAAGAGACGTCTTGCACCAGGCAAACGCCCCTTGTTTATAGTGATGAGAGTATGGATTATCTGTTTGTCCCCTTTACCATGGTAGTAGAGTACTCAATGGATTAGCAACTTTTTCCATGTCTGTCACTGTCACTAGAAGAAGCTTTGCTAGTGCAAGTGTTATCTGAGTTGAGCAGACTTGCAGCAGCAACTGCTGCTtgattttcatttcattttattGCCTTCATTATTGGTCAGCTTAGCGTTAAGCATTCAAGCATAGCCTCTGCTCATCAGAGGAAAGAGAGATGATGTCAAAATTTATGCATGTTTGCTGGCCTGCACACTAGTGCACTGTATATTGTTCTGTCTGTCCACCCACAAAGTTTGAATATAAACTTCAatcctttttcatcacatcaacttgttatacacacacaacttttcagtcacatcatcttcaatttcaaccaaaatccaaactttgtactcaactaaacac from Oryza glaberrima chromosome 3, OglaRS2, whole genome shotgun sequence carries:
- the LOC127765179 gene encoding UPF0548 protein At2g17695 isoform X1; the protein is MQNKYPYYRFIAHIMIFNSEIIRHCSEKSMAWGGLFLSFSRPSQDQQKSCLSAAGGFNYDAPLHGASRPKSVAKLTAGDTEASDKALVERGFFVNRSRVLVGSGTTTFNHAKSALLSWKHLALGWANVEPDTPVKAGTRFCICYKELIPWVMLPLQIAYVTDGNGGNSSGHGKGCVFAYGSGTLQGHLLAGEERFSVQLDEDDQVWYEVMSFSKPAHILSSLCYPYVQLRQKHFAHQSGQALLRHVASRSRDTR
- the LOC127765179 gene encoding UPF0548 protein At2g17695 isoform X2 codes for the protein MAWGGLFLSFSRPSQDQQKSCLSAAGGFNYDAPLHGASRPKSVAKLTAGDTEASDKALVERGFFVNRSRVLVGSGTTTFNHAKSALLSWKHLALGWANVEPDTPVKAGTRFCICYKELIPWVMLPLQIAYVTDGNGGNSSGHGKGCVFAYGSGTLQGHLLAGEERFSVQLDEDDQVWYEVMSFSKPAHILSSLCYPYVQLRQKHFAHQSGQALLRHVASRSRDTR